ggatgtccgcagaaatagcagaaaatctacggaggcgatgtgaagtgcgtccgtcaccatcgagcgctcgcagcgcccccgttactctatggcatcggcgcaaaatgcagcatgtcgcatttcgcgtcggtCACCGTCGGACCGCGCatatggacgctggtcgcgcctggcgtcagactattaaGTGCTCGCATGTTGCAAACGTAGCGTCggtgtgtccagcgtgcgcgcgcgtcaacgctttATTGTAGTATATtttgcccttcatgatgcactcgcggccgttttgctcgctccacatatatcaaatttggtgttacgtgacgtcaatggataatgaaatgtatgactggtgcaaacatgatattcctgaCATGCGtgcaatgtaagaacatgacaacataccacgctcatagcatgtcatggccatttcgctagatccacatataATGAGTTTGGTATCACAtgccgtgaatagatgacgaaggtacacgacacatccaaacaagataatcataacacggaaaTCATGTGCGACATCacttatctccacctcgtaacgttgtactgattttaaagtgacatgtaaacatttctcattcatgctttgcatatcatcgatttccactgtacgtgggatctgccattttttttgtaaacagggCGTCCGAGAGCTGGTGTCCGGAGGCCGGTACAAACAGGGGCGTTTCGCGGCACTCTTACTATAGTTGCCGTCACTGGGAATGGCCGTCGACTTGCTTTATGGCTAATGTTGGGGTACATGAGGCGCGAGATGCTCGCGTTCCTCTATGAGGATCTCTTCTTATTGGGAAAGCGCGAGTTTCTGCGCCGTCGGTGATGCCCTTTTGTCAATGTTGAGCATGAGCGGGTCCAACTTATCTTTTGGCCAACATGGTGCTAAGCCGCACCGTCAAGTCGGAGTTGATGTGCTTGTCACCTTGCCCTTTTGAGCTATGTTCGCCAACTTGGTATCTCATGTCCAGTGGAATCTACCACCAAGTGGATGTGCACGATGGGAGAGTATAAGCACCTACCCATTTACCCGTTGGACCCTGTACCAGTAGTGTCAGTTGTGAGTTATATGCATTTGTTATTGCGTTGATCTGACTTCTGTTCGCACTATGTGAAAATGATAGTTTTTCTGCTGTGCAATTCTGAAGATGAAAATGTGTCCCTTAATGCTCTCtacatagtgtaaataattttttaGACAATAGTTATCAGTTTTTTGCGTCCCGAAATTACCATATGAATGTTTAAAACGTCGTactgcagggctccggaaatattgaccacatGGCGTTCTTTAAAGAGACGCTAAAGAGAAATAATGAATCTGTTTATATGAATAAATTGCACTTCAAGAGCTTTAATGTCGATTTCACCTTCACATGTTTAGTACtagaggaagaaaaaaacttcAAAGTTTTGTTTTTAAATCTCGTGCTGAAATCTCTGTGCGTGACGTCAGAAATTGCGAGGTGTATTAATTTAACAATTATACCAAGTTTGAGGAAGCTTTTTCGAGCTTACTGCTCTAAAATTTGTTATGTCCACAGCTCCCCTCAGAGGACACgtcacttcatttttattgattctAAATCACTTAGGCTATAGTTGGCGCCTTCAAAATACGTCACGTCGCGGTGAAAGGTAGCGTCGCCATCCACATTTCCTTTTTgcgtgttttctcgcttaccgAGTATCTTCTCGCCGCAACCGTGGTTATTTTCACTTTAGTACGTCGGCTGTCTCGTTTTTTGAGTGATTGTTATAATTAAATACGTATACTTTGTTGTCATCGCGGCTCCGAAACGAGCCTGCGCCTTGATAAAATACTTATGATTTGGTATATTTTGCAGGGCACTGTTAAGCCAGCTATTTTCGCGATCTTTGATGATGACAAGAGTGGCAGAAAGGCTTTAAATAACGGATTACATTTATCCTGCAGATTTGATCCCCGAAACCTACAGCGCGTAGCAAGCAGCGGCAACTGCTCCGTCAGCGTGTGAGGTGAGTTGTCCAAGGAAGGCCTTCGACCACTAGCTTGCATAGAGGACACGCTCAACGCTGCGGCATACTTCGATTTGATCGAAAGAGTCGTGTTACCCTATGCTCTCGACTGACCGTTCCCTGACGGGTTGTACTTCTTCCAACAGGATTGAAGCCCCATTCACATAGCCAAATCAGCAGCACGCTTGCTGGAATATCTTGGAGTGATGCTGTTGGAGTGGCCTCCACAAGGCGCCGACAGGAGCATATGTGAGAATGTGTGGGGCGCAATGAAGAAGGCACTTTCGTGACAGCCAACTCAGCTTGGCTCTCGAGACGCGCTGTGGACTGCCATACaagaggatgatgatgataatgtgtTGTGCTTTTTGGCGCAAGGAATACGAGAGGAATGGGAAGTCCTACGTGCAAGTGATCTTGTGACACGGCTCTTCGACAGTCTTTCCCAAAGAATGGGCGCTGTTGTGGCAGCTGGAGGTGAATTCACTAAGTATTAACCTAAAGGGCAAATAATatttccgccccgccgcggtggtctagtggctaaggtactcggctgctgacccgcagggcgcgcgggttcgaatcccggctgcggcggctgcatttccgatggaggcggaaatgttgtacgcccgtgtactcagatttgggtacacgttaaagaaccccaggtggtctaaatttccggagccctccactacgccgtctctcataatcatatagtggttttgggacgttaaaccccacatatcaatcaaataatattTCTCGCGGAAACGTTCGCGCCTTCTCTACGGCGAAGTCTCGCTGAAGAGCATTCATGAACACGATGCTTATTTTTTTGCACATTTCTGATATCATCTGCCATAAAGAATTTCGCAAGTCGACAAGTTCTTTTTTGTTCGTTTCTTTATTGCGATATGCGTTTCCGCTTAGGTGCTCCTTCGTTTCCAAATGTAATTACAATTACATGGCTTCGCTATCGCAGTTGAGGCATCAGTTAATTTTAATGGTGATGATAATGGTTAGTCAGTTTCATCCTTTCTAGTATAGTGCCCAGACAGCGAAAGCGCTACAGTGCTGCAGTAAAGACCAAACGCTGCAATTTCACCGACCTAAAGCACTCGGCATACGCATGCCGGCGACCGTCGCGACTGCCCCCGATATAGGTTCGTCGATAGAAAGCATGATTGCGGCACCAGAGCGTGAAACTGCATGAGTGCATATATCTCGAATCATTTGGTTCCAAACTGCTCTACGCGTGACACAATTTGTGATTCGTTTGGCGTTGATAGCACTATTGCTTTTGACGAACCGTGCTACAATACTCCCCTTCGTCTGCAGTAGATTACAATGCACTGAGTAACaaatacaaaacaataaaaatgatgACATACCCCTCAgcttgcatgactggtctccAGTGGcgagatgcgctgttgaccctGAGTACGCTCACCCCAAGAAGAGCCTGAGTCGCTGCTTAAATGGGGTTTACCAGCACCCACGGGCCAGCGGCCCGCGTGGAAGACCACTGTTTTGCACCTATTGGAAAACGGCATATACGGACCAATCAGGCCAGCCGAGGATAACCAATCCCAACACGAGTTCACGCGTGAATCCTGCTTCACAAGAAAACTGGAGCAGTTCGTGGAAACCAGCACATTCTCGAAAACAACCCTGACGCGGAAACAATAGCTGAAATTTCGGTCCCCAGTCGCCCCGAAGGGCCCAAGCGGTGGCTTGCTCGTTTAGGGCACAGGAAGCCGATGAGATTTAAACTTAGAAGGACGCGTGTTTTTGCGCTTCCGTCCTTACCCCGATCTTTGCTCCGTGCTCATAGCGCGCAGCCCTTTTAAGGTAGAgttactatatatgctacctttatatATGTTACTATATTGCTATCTTTattatcatcgaggttatggagaagtcctctcacattccacggtaagatctgtgtgtcccttttagatgtgttttgtgctgcgTGCTCAAGGATGAGAAACTAGCTCACGGACTCTTTCCAAGGGCCATGACACGAAATCTTTCTTTTTTAGATCAGTCGACgtagtcgcgccgatccttaggcgctggctgcatcctcacgctcggtgttgtgtccattgcctcttgcaagccgctggacacgcgctcttgcgagtgctgcgtttgttttgagagcctcgcctcaaaagacgagaccttcgcggccctgagcccggaggttggtgggtccttcttggatggcggagccgcactggctgcaaccgccgagggggcggatggcgtcaccgccggCTCAATACGCGTGTGCTAGACAGCTGCCggaggccgtcgtggcgctgccccctgacgcgccattTCGGCAAAGGTGGTTTCtggtaggtaggacacctgccttcgtgcctccttaaatgaaatgttttgttttacttcatttctgacaatttccttttcttttttccagcatgagcatgaccgtgagtatgcggcatgttccccattacagttcacacagtgaagagagttttcaaaGGCATCAtatgtgtgttcttcagcactgcctttcgcgcaagttaggcggcctcggcagttctgtgaactgtggctgaactgctggcatttgaaacatcggagagggtttggtatatatggcctcactcgaagcctgATGTGCCCAGCCTCGTCGGAGtcaggcagtacacttgaattgaaagtaagtacCAGGTGCTTAGTCTGGGCTTCTTTCTCATCACGCTTCATCCTAATttgtttcacgttgatgacattctgttagTTGAAActctccaggagttcagcctccgtcagatctaacaggtcatcatctgaaacaacgcgacgggtggtgttcatggttcggcgTGGgcttactattaatttggtatctccgaaTTTCACTAGAATAGGCAGtctctcatattgtttctggccacggagctccaacaggaggtcaccagtTGCCATTCTcaatgctttatatcctgggccaaagatttccgtcaacGACTTCAATACTAGAAAGGTGAAAGTGTTcacactggtttgccgggtgtgtcagcgtggataacgtgtaATCGGGGGAAAAATACTCTCTAGTGACCAAAAAACTAGAAGACCTCAttggtgcgccctcttttctgagggagATCAGGGAGCTGGGGAAAGGAACTAGCCATATGTAAATAATTTTCAGCAGCGGCGCCAGCTACCCACCATGGAGTtatacaaggggacgctgcagaatctgtaagcacaggccctgcagacgccagctgtacgccaccactacAACTGAATATTGTGTATctaaggtaggatagccacacagggttaacccttgccgccaggaaacacggaagtcaatgaaagagagtagaggacaggaaagatttagagagaaaagacgaagatgtgagggggagacaggaaaaggcgactgccgatttcccctgggcaGGTCAATCCGggagtgccgtctacgtgaagacGGGGCCAaatgggtgtgttgcctctgctgggaggccttaaaggtccaatcacccagcgtcagctcaacccccaggatcccctttttccggACACGGCAgagccatgcacggctaggcgtggcaGGGAGTCGAACCCCCGCCATGGtttcgctacacaccaaatgcctgcttACGCAGACCCTCCTGCGGGGACCAAGTGAAAGTGGATAATCTTTCCGCTTGTATGCATCTGGTCAAACATGGCGACCAAGGTGCCAAGCAATTAGCACATCAATGCGATGCGAAATTATCCAAAGCTGTTCAAAAGACAAATTGCCATTGAAAATGGGAATCTCCGTGGTAAAGATGCGTCATATAAAAACGACAGTTGGGGCCACATCGCAAAGGAGGTGGTGGTTACCAGTAAGTGCACATGCATTTCTTCTCAGTATCATACTCAGAGGGTCACCAGCACTAGTGATCGCAAAGGAAGTTCATGCACTCCTCATTTTCGGCTCTCGTTTGGATAGCATGCCACGTTAATCCATGGCAGCGCTTTCGGAAAGCTTCGAGGTGTAACACAAAAGTGGTGGCGCATGGCTTTCGCGAGCAAGCACTTGCGGCAACATCGACAATGCCTGCACTTCAATGTATGCGTTGCCTGAATAGCCACTGCCCTATAATGCAATGGGGCCCCTTTTTCTTGCACATTGTCACTGATGACCAGTGTGCCACTCACTGGCTACTCCCCTGGTTTTCTTCCGCCCTCGTTCGCTCTATGAGCTACGCCGCCTAACGCAGGATGCCTGGCGTCTAAGATAATAACGCATCACATGCGCAGTTATTGCTATTACAATATCTTGTACCGTGAGGGCCGCAGAGAACTGAGCCACGTTCGTCGCGGTGGAGCAGTGTTtgtggtgctcagctgctgactagacccaggcagcacgccggcGTTGGTCCATTCTTGGACCAATATCGGTTAAAATCGGCATCGACGTCGGTTTTTCGgccaagtgcaacttcttccgatGTCGGACCGACGTTCAAGCCAACGCTGGGCCGATGTTATACctatgttttagccagtatgcaaccaacattgggccgctGTAGATATGctgacgaaggcccatcgtattgccgacaaagctgccaatgtttgTCCAACATTAGGCCATACCAGGGCTACACTGCAGCCAATCAAAtaccgttattacaccgatgtttgctgcacaacaaatattggctactgattggcttgccattatgtaaccattattagtaggaaatttttcttaccggaagactaaacaatatgcctcgatgacccggtcttgtagctttgcagccctgtatacttggggcaacagaaaattgaatgctgagaactgaaagcagttactctaTTTCATCTTTTACACCTCATTCCTATTGCTAACACTCGAAATGTAGTTCATTTACCAACCAAtccatcttttgcaatagcgagtgctttattttgTACTGGTATTCGGTGCAGTAGATGGAAAAAAGTCCTTATGAAGTAAATGCTGAAAGCATATATCGCCCACATGCAATTAATAATAGAGAATATTCAtacagtttagagcattttttgtaactaaaacatggtgatggtgcttccgactCAGCATAAACTAGctgaacagtgcaccaccgacagtcttcAGACCATATATtctcagtttttttatttattaggtACAACaagaaatatatacatatatgtaaagAAGGTCAGGTGGTGTCGAGGGGGCCACAGtggcagtggtgctgtcaaggccctggccactgtggctgggcaggaagccagctgccacGAGCGGGCGATAATTtccactctgagagtggggatcatcgggctgctccacaacaaatgcttctttgaagcgccgcttcctgcccccacagcggtcaccagaccctggcagccacctttTTATGAAGAAGAGGGCCTCCATCTGGTCGCACCCTGCCTtgtggcagatgacatctgcatacaagaacaaataccatagtacacatgaagcactgcagtacagagagtacacaagggtacacacacataaaacaatgaacaagtctaaccggtctctaatctacagagcctcaggttcacaaaggcccttttgccttttctgccatgaaagctgtacagcacttgcacgtcatgtgccaatacagccttcatggcattcgcacCAACTTCTTGGAGTCCttgtcccccaatctgcaggaggtgcttgcactgtaaaaaaagtgcaagaagcatagatggggtaaacacaacagcacatcgaaaagttttcatgataaaaatctgcaagaagaggaaactgaaaacaacaacttgaattttcggGTATCATAACATTTTAATGTTTTTatgctaacttcaactcacttgacctaaaatggtttccacatcagccctctcacactcagagTGTGAttacctttcagagtccttctttGATATGCATACTtttgctgttatgaaatcaaacacaacactgttataactctacataaatattgattctagctatgaaatagtgtAATTACTTTGTACGCTGCTCAAATTACAATACACTTTTCTTCGAGGTTTACAATGTCTTTGTCTGAATGTTGACCAAGactagcttctacaggtgaaaaacgataaaatatgcagacttcaaaaagaagcttggacatgttctTAATCAATGCATTGCAAGCAGAGCGCGACAAGATAAAttaacatgatcaaggcgtactaagaggcaatcTTAGAGCgtccaaatcttggtcatagatgaaacaaatagaaaaataaaggtcgcactagatgagAAATTCCATTtgttgtttatatttttctgtgatagccaacaaagaggcatgtcgcaaTAAAAATCTCATCGCAATAAACAAAAGTACATTTTTCTTCACCCTGCAAAactgggtgcatgttagatttaaaaaaaaggtaAGAAATCAGTTAACGCAAGgcagatgatgacgatgatgtatggtgttttttggcgcaagggctatttgttggccaaagagcgccatttcatcttactaaaaatatagacaatgattgtgataagcggctgtataaggaccataaaattcctcgcgataaggcaggtaagaacatacaagtaataaaatgatgaccatgccgtgaaagatgtgtatggtgtgaatgatgacaaaagttggtgataataagacgatggtggatatgtatggcattagcacaagtgcctcactcgttcatacccttgcgtccaagggccgtgaggcaagtgctttcttgtgtaacctccgcagcaaaaacctctctagagaggtcgtgctacggaatgcccgggtatataatatgaaaactatgaatttcttttagaaacgctaacaatgattcatgactaaaaagcggttccctaccgacgaacattgcagggtgtaaaggtatatgctgtcggtagggtaatggaaaatgtcgttttcttagagtttctaagtgtttgcactggattaacatgtgaaggactgtcaatgcttcaccacatctgtcacgcaatggtggatcgccaccagacaaaagatatgtgtgtgtcgtgtatgtgtgtcctatcctgagtctcgttagtattacctctgtatgacgcgatttcgatacgggcagccaatgaccaaggtgtggcttaataacgtgtagtttgttttgtgtgtgtgtatcccacttgctctgccagtataccctgaggtttcgtttgagagatggcttaagatcaagggccgggattgatgtcggtgtaatggcggtgctttcgtgggcggatgcagcaagctgatccgccatcacgttgccttgaatctcacggtgccctggcacccagcacacagcaacatgtctgttgagtgtgtagagggtgcataaaatggagtaaagtgaaacgaggacagggtttttttgttttttaagactgtgcagagccgttaccagactgagggagtctgtataaattactgctttatgtatttgtgattgtttgatgtgtttagctgccacaagtatcgcgtaagcttccgctgtgaagatacttgtgcctggatgtagagggccaggatccgaaaaggaagggccaacagcagcgtaggacacagaggagttagacttagagacatctgtaaaaaactcaggacgtgtgtatttatgttgaagttctaagaagtatgttcgaatatgggcaataggcgcatgtttagtaacttctaaaaaagacacatcgcaatctatagtctgccactgccacggtggcgggtatgctacaggagccattaaactgtgttcgagtgacactccagtgtcctcagctagacccttcaggtgaactgagaagggctgcctcattgaaggcctgttttgaaaaagaatggagctcgacaagtcattaatagtagagtatgaggggtgcctcttgtctgctttcaccttaaggaaataaacaaaggacatgtaagttctctgcagatgaagcgatcactcatttgactcaacataaaggctttctacggggctggtgcgaaaagcacccgtagaaaggcggatgcccaaatggtgcacggggtccagcatcttcaaggcactttgagtggcagactgatagacaacggccccataatctaagcgggtacgaataaggcttctatagaggttcatgaggcattgcctatcactaccccacgtagtacgtgacaacacttttataacattcatggcttttaaacattttgtttttaaatacttgatgtgcggtatgaaagtcaacttgttgtccaagattaagcctaagaatttatgctcggctttgacggacagacgttgcccgttcagccgaatgtcgggttccgagtgcatgcctctctttcgagagaacaagaaacacgtgcttttctgtgggttaagtcgaaatccgttttcatctgcccatttggagaccttatttaaacccagccgaacctgccgctcacacatggccaagttgcatgacttgaagccaatctgaacgtcgtcgacataggtacaatagaacatcatgcggggaatggacaagtgcaaagaattcattttgatgatgaaaagtgtgcaactaagcacaccacgttgtggcacgcctgtttcctggacaaatgtttgggagagcacactgcctagacggacacggaatgtccggtttgacaggtaactttcgattatatgaaacattcttccgcgcacaccaaggtgggacaggtctcttagaattacgaaacgccatgttgtatcatacgccttttcgatatcgaggaacacagagagaaaatattgtttatgaacaaaggagtctctgatctgtgcctcgatacgaacaaggtggtctgtggtggatctactttctcgaaacccgcactgaaatgggtcgagcaaattgtttgtttcaaggatatgtacaagtcggcagtttatcattttttcgaatactttgcacaagcaacttgtaagtgcaataggcctataacttgaagctaaagaagggtccttgccttctttcaaaatgggaataataatagcctctttccaggaggtagggatagtgctagacaaccagatagcattgtacaaacaaagtaaggtttttcgtgtttcggctggtaggttttttaacatttcatacaccacacggtcagaacctggggcagaagtactgcaggagttaagagatgttcggagctccgctagactgaaagcttggttatatgcctcgtatctagtggatttgtgttcgagtttctgtttttctattcttgttctgtatttttggaaagtgtcactatagtgggacgagctggatacccgttcaaaatgtgccccgaggaagtttgcctgatcttccaaggtatcaccttgagtgtttacgagtgggagtgagtgtacttttcttcctgctacccttcgaaccatgttccagactttggcctcttgtgtatatgagtttatatctgataaaaacttgtgccaactttctcttctggcctgccgacgcgctctctcgagattttattttcttaaagctcttaaggttttccgctgtcggcgagttccgcagcaacctccatgccctgttctgttcctttcgcgcattacgacactctgtgttccaccatgggacgtgtcgtttgccgggcattccagatgtttgcggtatgcacttggctgctgcgtcagttagaaaagctgtgaaatactgcacagcttcatctatgtttaacctacatatgtctgtccaactcaaatgtGTAGcgttatggaactgttcccagtctgctttgtttatcagccatttgggaacgtgtagaggaccttcatatgttgtttgtgaactcagcactacaggaaaatggtcactaccttatagattatttatgattttccatttgagtaggggtaggagtgaaggtgatacgatgctgaggttgatagacgagtaagttttgttggcaacgctatagtatgttggctctttcctattcaacaaacaggcaccggaagagaagagaaattgttcaatgagacgacctcgtgcatcagagcgagaatcgccccacagtccactatgtgcatttaggtccccaagaagcaaatagggttcaggcagttcatctattaaagactgaaattcacgtctttcaagacggtggtggggaggtacatacaaagagcagatggtgacgagtttgtttaaaagtaccgctcgaacagccaccgcctcaagggatgtctggagtggtaaatgtgtacacgctactccttggttaataataatggctacgccaccggatgacgccacagcatcatctctgtcctttcggtatatgacgtaagaacgtaaaaaatttgtattggaggatttgagatgtgtttcctgtacacacagcacttgaggtgagtgtttgtataaaagctcttggacgtcgttgaggtttttaagcaggcctctgacgttccattgtataaatTGTGTCATATcgaaagtaaagtagtgctgtgtgtacgttaagggagggACTTGTTtgagctgaaaggtcgagctcaagtagcagggctatcgtcaggccctgttatgagctttttggttttcttggcgcgctccagagagccgcgccgctcttttggcaccaggggtgccgccgtatccattgccccctcggaggcactggatgcccgctcatgcgagctgg
The sequence above is drawn from the Rhipicephalus microplus isolate Deutch F79 chromosome 3, USDA_Rmic, whole genome shotgun sequence genome and encodes:
- the LOC142803028 gene encoding uncharacterized protein LOC142803028, with translation MAVLGKKTVSYAFFAIQRDVICHKAGCDQMEALFFIKRWLPGSGDRCGGRKRRFKEAFVVEQPDDPHSQSGNYRPLVAAGFLPSHSGQGLDSTTATVAPSTPPDLLYIYTPGILR